A window of the Salvelinus sp. IW2-2015 linkage group LG3, ASM291031v2, whole genome shotgun sequence genome harbors these coding sequences:
- the LOC111981021 gene encoding uncharacterized protein isoform X2 gives MKDTHTLLNLLLLLVYLAGSTWTTDGGSGSTNGPLELTIVGPDFVKVGVPRSFDCAAQCSPSCSYRMSIYGQIWQGNKLLFTARQWEESLNLTCTARNDDSGRSSTVSKILQVLAGPTNVSITGPALMTPGAPQSFQCNADCRPSCNYTWKIKGRWLGGQGSEIIVTPEELATSVTLNCKAINSVSGLYAMATRKIPVTSGPSEVHIIGPESVAVGFKSMFQCIAKCTPACDYHWTIDGHTVYGSEMEMMVEHHVKPEKIRCHAQNTISTHFEVVTKTVRVEGSTEIS, from the exons ATGAAGGATACACACACCCTGCTCAATCTGCTTCTGCTGCTAGTGTACCTAGCAG GATCAACTTGGACCACTGATGGAGGGAGTGGCAGTACCA ATGGTCCCTTGGAACTAACCATTGTGGGACCTGACTTTGTTAAAGTGGGCGTGCCACGCAGCTTTGACTGTGCCGCCCAGTGCTCTCCCTCCTGCAGCTACAGAATGAGTATCTACGGGCAGATTTGGCAGGGCAACAAGCTGTTGTTCACAGCTCGCCAATGGGAGGAGTCCCTAAACCTTACATGCACTGCAAGGAATGATGACTCTGGGAGGTCCTCTACAGTATCAAAGATACTCCAGGTTTTAG CTGGACCAACCAACGTATCGATCACAGGCCCTGCCCTGATGACCCCAGGGGCCCCTCAAAGCTTCCAGTGTAACGCCGACTGCCGTCCCTCCTGCAACTACACCTGGAAGATAAAGGGCCGATGGCTCGGGGGACAGGGGAGCGAGATTATCGTAACTCCCGAAGAGTTGGCCACCTCTGTTACCCTGAACTGCAAGGCCATCAACAGTGTGTCTGGGCTCTATGCCATGGCAACCAGGAAAATACCTGTGACAT CTGGTCCATCAGAGGTCCACATCATAGGCCCAGAATCTGTTGCAGTCGGCTTCAAGTCCATGTTTCAGTGCATTGCCAAATGCACTCCCGCCTGTGACTACCACTGGACCATTGATGGTCACACTGTCTATGGCAGTGAGATGGAGATGATGGTCGAGCACCATGTGAAGCCAGAGAAGATTAGGTGCCACGCTCAGAATACGATCTCAACTCATTTTGAGGTGGTCACAAAGACCGTACGAGTGGAAGgttcaacagaaatctcatga
- the LOC111981021 gene encoding uncharacterized protein isoform X1, giving the protein MKDTHTLLNLLLLLVYLADCGCSYELPGSTWTTDGGSGSTNGPLELTIVGPDFVKVGVPRSFDCAAQCSPSCSYRMSIYGQIWQGNKLLFTARQWEESLNLTCTARNDDSGRSSTVSKILQVLAGPTNVSITGPALMTPGAPQSFQCNADCRPSCNYTWKIKGRWLGGQGSEIIVTPEELATSVTLNCKAINSVSGLYAMATRKIPVTSGPSEVHIIGPESVAVGFKSMFQCIAKCTPACDYHWTIDGHTVYGSEMEMMVEHHVKPEKIRCHAQNTISTHFEVVTKTVRVEGSTEIS; this is encoded by the exons ATGAAGGATACACACACCCTGCTCAATCTGCTTCTGCTGCTAGTGTACCTAGCAG ACTGTGGCTGTTCCTATGAACTTCCAGGATCAACTTGGACCACTGATGGAGGGAGTGGCAGTACCA ATGGTCCCTTGGAACTAACCATTGTGGGACCTGACTTTGTTAAAGTGGGCGTGCCACGCAGCTTTGACTGTGCCGCCCAGTGCTCTCCCTCCTGCAGCTACAGAATGAGTATCTACGGGCAGATTTGGCAGGGCAACAAGCTGTTGTTCACAGCTCGCCAATGGGAGGAGTCCCTAAACCTTACATGCACTGCAAGGAATGATGACTCTGGGAGGTCCTCTACAGTATCAAAGATACTCCAGGTTTTAG CTGGACCAACCAACGTATCGATCACAGGCCCTGCCCTGATGACCCCAGGGGCCCCTCAAAGCTTCCAGTGTAACGCCGACTGCCGTCCCTCCTGCAACTACACCTGGAAGATAAAGGGCCGATGGCTCGGGGGACAGGGGAGCGAGATTATCGTAACTCCCGAAGAGTTGGCCACCTCTGTTACCCTGAACTGCAAGGCCATCAACAGTGTGTCTGGGCTCTATGCCATGGCAACCAGGAAAATACCTGTGACAT CTGGTCCATCAGAGGTCCACATCATAGGCCCAGAATCTGTTGCAGTCGGCTTCAAGTCCATGTTTCAGTGCATTGCCAAATGCACTCCCGCCTGTGACTACCACTGGACCATTGATGGTCACACTGTCTATGGCAGTGAGATGGAGATGATGGTCGAGCACCATGTGAAGCCAGAGAAGATTAGGTGCCACGCTCAGAATACGATCTCAACTCATTTTGAGGTGGTCACAAAGACCGTACGAGTGGAAGgttcaacagaaatctcatga
- the LOC111949493 gene encoding mitogen-activated protein kinase 12, translating to MSVRTRTGFYRQEVNKTAWEVPERYRELKQVGTGAYGTVCSAQDHRTGVRVAIKKLHRPFQSKLFAKRAYRELRLLKHMKHENVIGLLDVFTSEISLDRFHDFYLVMPFMGTDLGKLMKMERLSQDRVQFLVYQILKGLKYIHSAGIIHRDLKPGNLSVNEDCELKILDFGLARQTDTEMTGYVVTRWYRAPEVILNWMHYTQTVDIWSVGCIMAEMLLGKPLFKGNDHLDQLKEIMKITGTPTADFVTKLQSQDAKNYIRSLPKVPKKDLHFLFSKASSDAVCVLERMLLLDPERRVSASEALAMPFFSEFREPEEETEAQSYDHSMDNTDLPLEQWKRHTFTEILSFRPAATETKDPKETSL from the exons ATGTCGGTTCGCACGCGGACAGGATTTTACCGTCAGGAGGTAAACAAAACGGCATGGGAGGTTCCAGAACGATACCGCGAGCTAAAGCAGGTGGGGACTGGCGCGTATGGGACAGTATG TTCCGCCCAGGACCACAGGACTGGGGTGAGGGTGGCCATCAAGAAGCTCCACAGACccttccagtcaaagctcttcgCCAAGAGGGCCTACAGAGAGCTCCGGCTCCTCAAGCACATGAAGCACGAAAAT GTGATTGGACTGCTGGATGTGTTCACTTCTGAGATCTCATTGGACAGGTTTCATGACTT TTACCTGGTAATGCCATTCATGGGTACTGATCTGGGGAAACTGATGAAGATGGAGAGATTGTCACAGGACAGGGTGCAATTCCTTGTCTATCAAATCCTGAAAGGACTCAAG TATATCCACTCTGCAGGGATCATCCACAGG GATCTCAAACCTGGAAATTTGTCTGTCAACGAAGACTGTGAGCTGAAG atCCTTGACTTCGGGCTGGCTCGGCAGACGGACACAGAGATGACTGGGTACGTCGTCACTCGCTGGTACAGAGCCCCCGAGGTAATCCTCAATTGGATGCACTATACCCAGACTG TGGATATCTGGTCGGTGGGCTGCATCATGGCGGAGATGCTGCTGGGGAAGCCGCTGTTTAAAGGAAATGACC ACCTGGACCAACTGAAAGAGATCATGAAGATCACTGGTACACCCACTGCAGACTTTGTTACGAAGCTACAAAGCCAAGAT GCCAAAAACTACATACGGAGCCTTCCCAAAGTACCAAAGAAAGATTTGCACTTTCTTTTTTCCAAAGCTAGCTCAGACG CGGTGTGTGTGCTGGAGCGCATGCTGTTGCTGGACCCTGAGAGGCGTGTAAGTGCGTCGGAGGCACTGGCCATGCCCTTTTTCAGCGAGTTCAGAGAACCAGAGGAGGAGACTGAGGCCCAGTCCTACGATCACTCCATGGACAACACAGACCTGCccctggaacagtggaaac GTCACACATTCACAGAGATTCTGTCCTTCAGGCCTGCAGCAACAGAGACCAAGGACCCCAAAGAGACATCACTCTGA